A region from the Hypomesus transpacificus isolate Combined female chromosome 11, fHypTra1, whole genome shotgun sequence genome encodes:
- the LOC124473729 gene encoding tau-tubulin kinase 1-like, which translates to MQCVGPGVQADENMNGAGEQVDILPPNCMVKDRWKVLKKIGGGGFGEIYEALDLLTRENVALKVESAQQPKQVLKMEVAVLKKLQGKNHVCKFIGCGRNEKFNYVVMQLQGRNLADLRRSQPRGTFTMSTTLRLGKQILESIEAIHSVGFLHRDIKPSNFAMGRLPSTYRKCYMLDFGLARQYTNTSGEVRPPRSVAGFRGTVRYASVNAHKNKEMGRHDDLWSLFYMLVEFAVGQLPWRKIKDKEQVGQIKERYDHRMLLRHMPSEFYCFLEHVSGLDYLTKPDYQLLMSVIENSMKERSITENEAFDWEKGGTDAGLATPPQQNTTERRQNAAMEGVLNVCPVPGEMPRDSTGDVLQDEHLSNQENAPPVPSRSRDGTRVQAEGEAWEDTDFNRNKLRISISKTQLTAEEEPAKAACHVSPVGDPPDSPGAQARVLMYRRVNSPESDRLSAADGRPDVYDRRSRMDILGSPSRHVYSSQPAQMLSLDAGGGNRQADGRQEVSAASAGDPEACSNAFIRSVPLAEEEDFDSKEWVMIDKETELRDFHPGAEPTTSGTTDEEPEELRPLEEQDERRRLRGSAGAGEVVVRPKTHADRGASRGTGALHEESESVRRQQENRAQRRESEPFRPHGQLEEDRPHPHHHHHQHQHSYPRPNQLRRLASYVFSSSTLETEQYPHGSAEAGALIQRSRSAESSPARLPSRRHMPLLPGISRVQIQQMLAKLMNKTKVLLLTLVTVEERITKRKSFLCHVFQVSSTPVLHQCSSLEDDQSEEKYKLNVHTKGCSRELVCLSTMPNATPQPLQKPLKPNLDVQTEEVDTPRTGAQSSREDSPKSNEGSQEGDDDEGAPSTLLADMSPQGAQGRVSASEPDLELEEGSKTLVLFSPGDIRRSLVVMGEGNLPLDMDQGTLVAVTPQFDRVQVLGSLLDVLEPVNLSSLLKSEPKPLTSLAKVAAVAASNSCPLTKVERTFIHIAETTHQNVMCSSGALQTKQLLPQVTGEPSAEQKDISKREKKNSRENWSNEAISERDDEKKRNHESEWADRPINEKDKASEGKVGDENNRSDEVIPGSDNEGGREIKSEVYVAEREAMNASVSEKLALVENLMVKESEDASLAKEIEGAIQIYESSTEDIGAIQETQNVSLSSPDSKFMSQQQGNNIVTPPEIELVQVSVSRIQSNSQLVMEQFHPASSQEETKGSHELHQEIGPSDQLAEVSNTQTGHHKSSRIPIPVLLSEEDAGSEQSQSLSEPRKRLRPKRPHLARLVMERRQLRLASGASSSASSGDNVCRASRSPSVTASEEDTPNSDDSLARKVRGKKEAGYQQSKIPRPIKSAKGSSVISPPLLPTGSGVQKSLPIQRFQTCKKGSMKMNLRSQMLQSKSTISHSFPITGHQGWVPQPPSTCSSPRSLSTSPRSYSTSRTDSPSPQRQRRGTAVTEVHRQLISFRVQNAAPLKARAPFPEDSTAATAIANRLGRRGKTYPLLTPTKGKPDATESKTTR; encoded by the exons ATGCagtgtgtggggcctggtgtCCAAGCTGACGAGAACATGAacggagcaggagagcaggtggATATCCTGCCCCCAAACTGCATGGTGAAGGACCGATGGAAAGTG CTCAAGAAAATAGGAGGGGGAGGTTTTGGGGAGATATACGAGGCATTGGACCTGCTGACACGAGAGAATGTGGCCCTTAAGGTGGAATCAGCCCAGCAACCCAAACAGGTCCTCAAAATGGAAGTTGCTGTCCTGAAGAAACTGCAAG GTAAAAATCACGTTTGTAAATTTATTGGATGTGGGAGGAATGAGAAGTTCAACTATGTAGTCATGCAACTTCAG GGAAGGAACTTGGCTGACCTAAGACGTAGTCAGCCTCGTGGGACATTCACCATGAGCACTACGTTACGTCTGGGCAAGCAGATACTGGAATCCATAGAGGCCATCCACTCTGTAGGCTTCCTGCATAGAGACATTAAACCT TCAAACTTTGCCATGGGTCGACTTCCCTCGACATACAGAAAGTGTTATATGTTAGACTTCGGGCTTGCACGCCAGTACACCAATACTTCAGGAGAGGTTCGACCG CCTAGAAGTGTGGCTGGATTCCGAGGAACTGTTCGTTATGCATCAGTAAATGCACATAAAAACAAA GAAATGGGACGGCATGATGATCTGTGGTCACTGTTTTACATGTTGGTAGAATTTGCAGTGGGTCAGTTACCATGGCGAAAAATCAAAGATAAG GAACAAGTGGGCCAAATTAAGGAGCGTTACGACCACAGAATGCTGCTCAGACACATGCCTTCAGAGTTTTATTGCTTTCTTGAACATGTATCAGGCCTTGACTATTTAACCAAGCCAGATTACCAG TTGCTCATGTCAGTGATTGAGAACAGTATGAAAGAGCGCAGTATCACAGAGAATGAGGCGTTTGACTGGGAGAAAGGGGGAACTGATGCAGGACTGGCAACTCCCcctcaacaaaacacaacagaGCGCCGTCAGAACGCCGCCATGGAGGG CGTGTTGAATGTATGTCCTGTTCCTGGTGAGATGCCAAGAGACTCCACTGGCGATGTACTGCAGGATGAGCACCTGAGCAACCAAGAAAATGCTCCACCTGTTCCCAGTAGGTCCCGAGATGGGACCCGGGTTCAGGCAGAGGGCGAGGCCTGGGAGGATACAGACTTCAACCGCAACAAACTCAGGATCAGCATCAGCAAG ACACAGTTGACTGCCGAGGAGGAGCCAGCCAAGGCAGCGTGTCATGTATCCCCAGTAGGAGACCCACCAGACTCTCCCGGAGCTCAGGCCCGTGTCCTCATGTACCGAAGGGTCAACAGCCCGGAATCCGACCGCTTATCTGCTGCTGATGGAAGGCCAGATGTCTATGACAGGCG GTCCCGGATGGACATCCTGGGGTCCCCATCCCGCCATGTGTACTCCTCCCAGCCGGCCCAGATGCTGTCCCTCGATGCAGGGGGAGGtaacaggcaggcagacggTAGGCAGGAGGTCTCCGCCGCTTCCGCGGGTGATCCCGAGGCCTGCAGCAACGCCTTCATTCGTTCTGTGCCtctggctgaggaggaggacttTGACAGCAAGGAGTGGGTGATGATCGACAAGGAGACGGAGCTGAGGGACTTCCACCCTGGGGCGGAGCCCACCACCTCGGGCACCACAGACGAGGAACCGGAGGAGCTGCGCCctctggaggagcaggatgagcgcAGGCGGTTACGGGGAAGTGCCGGAgcaggggaggtggtggtgcGGCCTAAGACACACGCAGACCGCGGGGCTTCTAGAGGCACTGGGGCACTACACGAGGAGAGTGAATCAGTGCGAAGGCAACAAGAGAATCGGGCCCAGAGACGGGAGTCAGAACCTTTTAGACCCCATGGGCAG TTGGAGGAGGAcaggccccacccccaccaccaccaccaccaacaccaacacTCTTACCCGAGGCCCAACCAATTGCGGAGATTGGCGTCGTATGTGTTCTCCTCCTCGACACTGGAGACGGAGCAGTATCCCCACGGCAGCGCTGAGGCCGGTGCTTTGATCCAGCGCAGCCgctcagcagagagcagcccCGCCCGTCTACCCTCGCGCCGCCATATGCCCCTGTTGCCCGGCATCTCCCGTGTCCAGATCCAACAGATGCTAGCCAAACTCATGAATAAGAC AAAAGTATTACTCCTGACACTGGTTACCGTGGAAGAGAGAATTACCAAACGGAAATCTTTTTTGTGCCATGTCTTTCAGGTATCCAGTACTCCAGTACTACACCAGTGTAGCAGTTTGGAGGATGACCAGAGTGAAGAGAAGTACAAACTCAATGTCCATACAAAAGGCTGCTCACGAGAATTAGTTTGCCTGTCCACCATGCCCAATGccactcctcagcctctccaAAAGCCCTTGAAACCCAATCTTGACGTCCAGACAGAGGAAGTGGACACCCCAAGAACTGGAGCACAGTCAAGTAGGGAAGATAGCCCCAAGAGCAACGAAGGCAGCCAAGAaggggatgatgatgaagggGCTCCTTCCACCCTTCTAGCTGACATGTCCCCACAGGGTGCCCAGGGTCGGGTCTCTGCCAGTGAGCCAGACcttgagctggaggagggctccAAAACCCTGGTGCTCTTCTCCCCTGGTGACATTAGGAGATCTTTGGTTGTAATGGGGGAGGGGAATTTGCCTCTGGACATGGATCAGGGCACACTGGTGGCCGTCACACCTCAGTTTGACAGAGTCCAGGTGTTAGGAAGCCTGCTAGATGTCTTGGAGCCTGTGAATTTGTCTTCATTGCTCAAATCTGAACCCAAACCTTTGACATCCCTTGCCAAAGTAGCCGCTGTGGCTGCGAGCAACTCCTGCCCTCTCACCAAAGTGGAACGTACCTTCATTCACATTGCAGAAACCACCCACCAAAATGTAATGTGCTCTTCGGGTGCCCTGCAGACCAAACAGCTTCTGCCGCAAGTCACTGGGGAGCCATCTGCAGAGCAGAAGGACATctcaaaaagagaaaagaaaaacagtAGGGAGAACTGGTCAAATGAAGCAATTTCTGAAAGGGATGATGAAAAGAAAAGGAACCATGAATCGGAATGGGCTGATCGTCCAATCAATGAAAAGGATAAAGCATCTGAAGGCAAGGTGGGAGACGAAAACAATAGATCTGACGAAGTCATACCAGGGAGCGACaacgagggggggagagagattaaGTCTGAGGTGTATGTTGCAGAGAGAGAAGCCATGAATGCTTCAGTTAGTGAAAAGTTGGCTTTGGTTGAAAACCTTATGGTAAAAGAGTCTGAGGATGCCAGTTTAGCTAAAGAAATAGAGGGGGCAATCCAAATCTACGAGTCTAGCACAGAAGATATAGGGGCAATCCAAGAAACCCAGAATGTATCTCTCAGTTCCCCAGACAGTAAGTTCATGTCTCAACAACAGGGCAACAATATTGTGACGCCCCCTGAGATTGAGCTTGTCCAGGTGTCAGTGTCCAGAATACAAAGCAACTCCCAACTTGTCATGGAACAATTCCATCCAGCTTCTTCACAGGAAGAAACCAAGGGCTCTCATGAGCTGCATCAGGAAATTGGCCCTAGTGATCAATTGGCAGAGGTATCAAACACACAGACCGGCCATCATAAAAGCAGTCGAATCCCCATCCCTGTGCTTCTATCTGAGGAGGATGCTGGCTCGGAGCAATCCCAGTCACTCAGTGAGCCCAGAAAACGGCTGAGGCCAAAGCGACCCCATCTTGCTCGTCTAGTGATGGAGAGGAGGCAGCTGAGGCTGGCTTCGGGGGCCTcatcctctgcctcctcagGGGACAATGTTTGTAGAGCCTCAAGAAGCCCATCTGTTACTGCTTCAGAAGAGGACACCCCCAATTCGGATGACTCGCTTGCCAGGAAGGTCAGAGGCAAAAAGGAAGCAGGATATCAACAAAGTAAGATACCTCGTCCCATCAAATCAGCAAAGGGATCCTCTGTCATATCACCTCCACTGTTACCTACTGGTTCCGGTGTCCAGAAGTCTTTACCTATACAAAG ATTCCAGACCTGCAAAAAGGGAAGCATGAAAATGAATTTAAGGTCCCAAATGCTCCAATCCAAATCCACCATATCTCACAGCTTTCCTATAACTGGACACCAAGGCTGGGTTCCCCAGCCCCCATCCACATGCTCCTCCCCACGTAGCCTCAGCACCTCCCCACGCAGTTACTCCACCTCCCGGACGGacagcccctctccccagcGCCAGCGTAGGGGCACTGCAGTCACAGAGGTCCACAGGCAGCTCATTTCTTTCCGGGTACAAAATGCTGCACCACTTAAAGCTAGAGCTCCTTTCCCTGAGGACTCCACTGCTGCCACGGCCATTGCCAATAGGCTTGGGAGACGGGGTAAAACCTACCCATTGTTAACACCCACTAAAGGGAAACCAGATGCTACGGAGAGCAAGACCACAAGATAA
- the LOC124474044 gene encoding solute carrier family 22 member 7-like, with amino-acid sequence MKFENVLEETNGFGWFQMLIITLLCVPRVILPCHFLLNNFIAAVPSHHCDLSSLEDGGVFRNLSQGQRLTVGIPVKEHGSPSSCRMFAEPQFKLLENVSSHTELPTIQCRSGWVYDKSMFTSTLATEWDLVCDRKSLNKATATIFFVGVMFGAIIFGILCDKYGRRSILLVSYTMAIVFGMSSAFSNSFIMFAVLRFLTGFGLTGISIISIVLSIEWVDVRHRALIGVIGSMAWTVGNIMLAGIAYLVNDWRMLIVAVTAPLGFAIITWWWIPESARWLLANGKVERAHFYLEKCARFNKKDNFSSKIQLASLSNMTTDNQKKTYSYLDLVRTPGMRRLSLLTGIVWYGVASTYYGISLNITGFGLNIYLTHFIYAAIEVPAKIIVYFCLNSTGRRRCQSGTLLLTGICIAINIFLPKGMWYLRTTVAVLGKGLSEASFTTVFLYTTELYPTVVRQNGIGYTSFMARLGVSMAPLILLLEDVWKLFPEVIICFFAIFSGLVACLLPETLNAKLPETIDDIEESRSNTVFKSHKEALDVSLKPRNQGSQTQIPEGNV; translated from the exons ATGAAGTTTGAAAACGTTCTTGAGGAGACTAATGGCTTTGGATGGTTCCAAATGTTGATCATTACTCTGCTCTGTGTTCCTCGGGTGATTCTACCTTGTCACTTCTTGCTGAATAACTTTATTGCAGCTGTACCATCTCACCACTGTGACCTAAGCTCtctggaggatggaggagtcTTTAGAAATCTGTCGCAGGGGCAAAGACTGACCGTGGGTATCCCAGTGAAGGAACATGGATCTCCAAGTTCGTGTAGGATGTTTGCAGAACCCCAATTTAAACTCCTGGAAAATGTTTCCAGCCATACTGAATTACCTACCATTCAGTGTAGAAGCGGATGGGTGTATGACAAGAGCATGTTCACCTCCACACTGGCTACAGAG TGGGACCTTGTCTGTGACAGAAAAAGCTTGAACAAAGCAACAGCCACCATCTTCTTTGTTGGAGTTATGTTTGGAGCCATTATCTTTGGTATCCTCTGTGACAA gTATGGTAGAAGGAGCATTTTATTGGTGTCTTACACAATGGCCATCGTATTTGGAATGTCCAGTGCATTCTCAAACTCCTTCATCATGTTTGCAGTGTTGAGATTTCTTACTGGCTTTGGACTCACAGGAATTAGTATAATTTCTATAGTTCTGA GCATTGAGTGGGTGGATGTAAGACACCGGGCTTTGATTGGCGTGATTGGCAGCATGGCGTGGACAGTTGGGAATATAATGCTTGCAGGAATTGCATACTTAGTGAACGATTGGCGGATGCTGATTGTGGCTGTTACTGCCCCTCTAGGTTTTGCTATCATTACCTGGTG GTGGATCCCTGAGTCTGCCCGGTGGCTTTTGGCCAATGGAAAAGTGGAAAGGGCTCACTTTTACCTAGAGAAGTGTGCCCGGTTTAATAAAAAAGATAACTTTTCTTCAAAAATCCAACTTGCG AGCCTGTCTAATATGACAACAGATAACCAGAAGAAGACATACTCCTATTTGGATCTTGTAAGGACCCCAGGAATGAGAAGGCTGTCACTACTCACAGGGATAGTTTG GTATGGAGTTGCATCAACATACTATGGGATTAGTTTAAATATTACTGGCTTTGGCTTGAACATCTATCTAACCCATTTCATCTACGCTGCCATTGAAGTACCTGCAAAGATCATTGTCTACTTCTGTCTGAATTCCACTGGCCGAAGACGTTGCCAATCCGGCACTCTTCTGCTAACTGGAATTTGTATAGCCATAAACATCTTTCTGCCCAAAG GTATGTGGTACCTGCGCACAACTGTGGCTGTGCTTGGAAAAGGCCTATCAGAAGCATCATTCACCACAGTCTTCCTGTACACCACTGAACTATACCCAACAGTTGTCAG GCAAAACGGCATAGGCTATACAAGTTTTATGGCTCGTTTGGGCGTGTCAATGGCACCTCTGATTTTACTACTGGAAGATGTGTGGAAGCTATTTCCTGAGGTTATCATCTGCTTTTTTGCAATTTTTTCTGGGCTTGTGGCATGTCTTCTCCCAGAGACCTTAAATGCAAAGCTGCCAGAGACCATTGACGACATTGAAGAATCAAG AAGTAATACTGTCTTCAAATCCCACAAGGAGGCTCTTGATGTTTCTCTGAAACCAAGGAACCAAGGAAGTCAAACACAAATCCCTGAGGGAAATGTGTAA